Proteins co-encoded in one bacterium genomic window:
- the rplL gene encoding 50S ribosomal protein L7/L12, which produces MAITKEEIVEAIGQMPLMEVAELVTLMEDKFGVSAAPVAVAGAAAPGAAAAAPAEEKTEFTVVLKDAGKEKIKVIKEVRAITQLGLKEAKDLVEGAPKEVAKDVSKEDAEKYKKQLEAVGAVIELT; this is translated from the coding sequence ATGGCTATCACCAAGGAAGAAATCGTTGAGGCAATCGGCCAGATGCCTCTGATGGAAGTGGCCGAGTTGGTCACGCTTATGGAAGACAAGTTCGGCGTTTCCGCCGCTCCGGTCGCCGTTGCCGGCGCAGCCGCCCCTGGCGCTGCCGCCGCCGCCCCCGCCGAAGAGAAGACCGAGTTCACGGTCGTTCTGAAGGACGCTGGCAAAGAGAAGATCAAGGTTATCAAGGAAGTCCGCGCTATCACCCAGCTCGGCCTGAAGGAAGCCAAGGATCTCGTCGAAGGCGCCCCGAAGGAAGTGGCCAAGGACGTGTCGAAGGAAGACGCCGAGAAGTACAAGAAGCAGCTCGAGGCCGTTGGTGCGGTCATCGAACTGACCTGA
- the rplJ gene encoding 50S ribosomal protein L10 — protein sequence MAKPGKAAKKRRGRSPKVRAISELERLFQDGDGLVFFDNKGLTVEEATELRALLRKEGATMKVAKNTFIKRAMATAGIEMNGLEDKLTGPTVVAFGLKDAVSPAKVLSKYAEDHGERFEIKAGLLGGEILDAKGVDALSKMPSREELLGRMLGSMQAPAQNVVYALNQTVSKVVYAVSALQRKLEEGDAA from the coding sequence ATGGCGAAACCTGGAAAAGCCGCGAAAAAGCGTCGAGGCCGCTCTCCAAAAGTCCGCGCAATCAGCGAACTGGAACGATTGTTCCAGGACGGCGATGGTCTGGTCTTCTTTGATAACAAAGGCCTGACCGTCGAAGAAGCGACGGAACTTCGTGCTCTCCTGCGCAAGGAGGGTGCGACCATGAAGGTGGCTAAGAACACGTTCATCAAGCGTGCCATGGCTACGGCCGGCATCGAGATGAACGGGCTGGAAGACAAGCTGACCGGGCCGACCGTCGTCGCATTTGGTCTGAAGGATGCGGTGTCGCCGGCCAAGGTCCTGAGCAAGTACGCGGAAGACCACGGCGAGCGCTTCGAGATCAAGGCCGGCCTGCTCGGCGGCGAAATTCTCGATGCCAAGGGCGTGGATGCACTATCCAAGATGCCGAGCCGCGAAGAGCTGCTCGGACGGATGCTGGGCAGCATGCAGGCCCCCGCTCAGAACGTCGTTTACGCTCTCAACCAGACGGTATCGAAGGTCGTTTACGCCGTCTCCGCCCTGCAGCGTAAGCTGGAGGAAGGCGACGCCGCGTAA